One genomic segment of Helicobacter enhydrae includes these proteins:
- a CDS encoding A/G-specific adenine glycosylase: MKNLHARLLEWYQSFGRLDLPWRNLPTQSHTPNPKLTHIQRSYGVYVSEIMLQQTQVNVVLEHFYFPFLERFPTLKDLAQSSEDTLLHIWQGLGYYTRARNMHQTAQICLHHHNGTLPSSVAELTKLKGIGEYTAGAIACFGFGKCESFVDGNIARVLSRLFALSAPTATQLKDKAHLILNHTNPFDHNQALLDLGATLCTPQSPSCLLCPLSYCCQGKHSPHLYPLPKKRESIPLELHLGFVIQDGKISLVQSQEKLYFGLYNPIRLESTHLQNYRYLGSFKHSYTKYKITAKIYQLPVSYNTQARFFTQQEIQHLPLSNLCKKALQFL, translated from the coding sequence TTGAAAAATCTACACGCACGCCTTCTAGAATGGTATCAATCCTTTGGACGCCTTGATCTTCCTTGGCGTAATCTCCCCACTCAATCCCACACGCCAAATCCCAAGCTCACGCATATCCAAAGATCCTATGGGGTTTATGTCAGTGAGATTATGCTCCAACAAACTCAAGTCAATGTTGTTTTGGAGCATTTTTATTTTCCTTTTTTGGAGCGTTTTCCCACACTCAAAGATTTGGCTCAATCTTCAGAGGATACCCTTTTGCACATTTGGCAGGGATTGGGGTATTACACACGCGCAAGGAATATGCACCAAACAGCTCAAATATGCCTCCATCATCACAATGGCACGCTCCCTTCAAGCGTCGCAGAACTTACAAAGCTCAAAGGCATTGGAGAATACACTGCTGGAGCTATCGCTTGTTTTGGATTTGGCAAATGTGAGAGTTTTGTAGATGGCAATATCGCACGGGTATTGTCGCGTCTTTTTGCATTATCCGCCCCCACAGCAACACAGCTCAAAGACAAAGCCCATCTTATCCTAAACCACACAAACCCTTTTGATCACAATCAAGCCTTACTAGATTTGGGTGCCACCCTCTGCACCCCCCAAAGCCCCTCCTGTCTTTTGTGCCCACTCTCTTATTGTTGTCAAGGGAAACATAGCCCCCACCTCTACCCCCTCCCCAAAAAAAGAGAGAGCATCCCACTAGAGCTACATTTGGGCTTTGTCATCCAAGATGGCAAAATCTCCCTAGTCCAAAGCCAAGAAAAACTCTATTTTGGGTTGTATAACCCCATCAGATTAGAATCCACACATCTCCAGAATTATCGTTATCTAGGAAGCTTCAAACATTCCTATACCAAATACAAAATCACAGCAAAAATCTATCAACTGCCCGTCTCATACAACACTCAAGCACGATTTTTCACACAGCAAGAGATCCAACATCTACCTCTCTCCAATCTCTGCAAAAAGGCACTTCAATTTCTATGA
- a CDS encoding class I SAM-dependent methyltransferase, protein MLEDAIKWNAKHLQNPMPQTPSDLLVAFLPKFLDSLPSHNAIDIACGNGRNSKFLAQHGLICDSLDISEVALANLENIKNINALCVDLDTYTPTSDTYGLALNFYFLNRNLFPSIIQSLKSGGVLMLETFVKEEDGSNDSEIPDEKILNHNELEHIFADFTIHHSATSYIRRKENQRAKIISFIAQKH, encoded by the coding sequence GTGTTAGAAGATGCTATCAAGTGGAATGCCAAACATTTACAAAATCCGATGCCACAAACTCCGAGCGATTTGCTAGTCGCATTTCTCCCAAAATTCCTTGATTCTCTTCCCTCGCACAACGCCATTGATATCGCTTGTGGTAATGGACGCAACTCCAAATTTCTCGCACAGCACGGCTTGATATGCGATAGCCTTGATATTTCAGAAGTTGCTCTAGCAAATCTAGAAAACATCAAAAACATCAATGCCCTCTGTGTGGATCTTGATACATACACCCCCACAAGCGACACCTATGGCTTGGCGTTAAATTTCTACTTCCTCAATCGCAATCTATTTCCCAGCATCATTCAAAGCCTCAAGAGCGGAGGGGTTTTGATGCTTGAAACCTTTGTCAAAGAAGAAGATGGAAGCAATGATTCAGAGATACCTGATGAAAAAATCTTAAATCACAATGAATTGGAGCATATTTTTGCAGACTTCACGATCCACCACTCTGCGACCTCCTATATCCGACGCAAAGAAAATCAGCGCGCCAAAATCATTTCATTCATAGCCCAAAAACATTGA
- a CDS encoding glycosyltransferase family 2 protein, whose amino-acid sequence MPNFPTPPTTNPFFSIVIPVYNVERYISRCLNSCIQQIFKEIEIIIVDDCGTDDSMQIAQEFAKDNRIKILHNATNLGTFHTRLKGIQEANGEFILFVDSDDYIDLDTCERIYNLLALDYQENGEWTDVLCYLFAEKDTKLDQTIIKLDTHNPYQEMINFSRWNLCNKIYKRSILKTTSKFIEQYFPNLPKMNMAEDALQFFITAIFVKRSFGIRDSFYHYCENLSSITKTEDELKISQSVQHFQVIIKMLDLIPYRNLPHPKIVQTNKITLQKNLAINAFIFQKTINGQKMNVSIYISIKLWRYYQSWKAKAKILLINLLSND is encoded by the coding sequence TTGCCAAATTTCCCTACCCCACCAACAACTAATCCATTCTTCTCGATTGTGATTCCTGTTTATAATGTGGAGCGATACATCTCAAGATGTTTAAATTCCTGCATTCAGCAAATCTTCAAAGAGATTGAAATCATTATCGTTGATGATTGTGGCACAGATGATTCGATGCAAATTGCACAAGAGTTTGCAAAAGACAACAGAATCAAAATCCTCCACAATGCAACAAATCTCGGCACATTTCACACGCGACTAAAAGGCATACAAGAAGCGAATGGAGAATTTATCCTTTTTGTAGATTCTGATGATTATATTGATTTGGATACTTGCGAGAGGATTTACAATCTTTTGGCTCTAGATTACCAAGAAAACGGGGAATGGACAGATGTGTTGTGCTATCTTTTTGCAGAAAAAGATACAAAGCTAGATCAAACAATCATCAAACTTGACACACACAATCCCTATCAAGAAATGATAAATTTTTCACGCTGGAACCTTTGCAACAAGATTTACAAACGCTCAATCCTAAAAACAACTTCTAAATTTATCGAACAATATTTCCCTAATCTCCCCAAAATGAATATGGCTGAAGATGCACTTCAGTTTTTTATAACCGCCATATTTGTCAAAAGAAGTTTTGGAATCAGAGACAGCTTTTATCACTACTGCGAAAACCTCTCTTCAATCACCAAAACAGAAGACGAGCTGAAAATATCCCAATCAGTCCAACATTTTCAAGTCATTATCAAAATGCTTGATCTGATTCCATACCGAAATCTTCCGCACCCCAAAATCGTTCAAACAAACAAAATCACCCTTCAAAAAAATCTAGCCATCAATGCTTTTATTTTCCAAAAAACGATCAATGGGCAAAAAATGAATGTTTCAATTTATATCTCCATAAAACTTTGGCGTTATTACCAATCTTGGAAAGCAAAAGCCAAAATTCTACTCATCAATTTATTATCAAATGATTAA
- the murI gene encoding glutamate racemase has translation MRAGVFDSGIGGVSVLKSLLDARLFEEIVYYGDTARVPYGTKDKETIIQYSLEALEFFKSQNIDILILACNTVSAYALDILKQRVSFPIIGVIEAGVLALQNTAMDKNAQILVIATQATTQSQIYPNALHKLGYKHITALATSLFVPFVEEGIYDGEFLQECLKHYFSKLQTTPQFIILGCTHYPFIAKAISQYFNHQCTLIHSGNAIVEQLKKECALTPTFANTTLKFFSSQNNQTLEKEAYRLLKRQD, from the coding sequence ATGAGAGCAGGAGTTTTTGATAGTGGTATAGGAGGAGTTAGCGTTCTAAAAAGTCTGCTTGACGCACGGCTTTTTGAAGAGATTGTTTATTATGGCGATACCGCAAGGGTGCCCTATGGGACCAAAGACAAAGAAACGATTATCCAATATTCTCTAGAAGCTCTTGAGTTTTTCAAATCCCAAAATATCGATATTCTAATCCTTGCGTGCAACACCGTGAGTGCATACGCACTAGATATTCTCAAACAACGCGTGAGTTTCCCAATCATTGGGGTGATTGAAGCAGGTGTTTTGGCATTGCAAAATACCGCTATGGACAAAAATGCCCAAATCCTAGTCATCGCGACACAGGCAACGACACAATCCCAAATCTACCCAAACGCACTCCACAAACTAGGCTACAAGCACATCACAGCATTGGCGACAAGTCTTTTTGTGCCTTTTGTAGAAGAGGGGATTTATGATGGAGAGTTTTTGCAAGAATGCCTCAAACACTATTTCTCCAAGCTCCAAACAACGCCTCAGTTTATCATTTTGGGATGCACGCATTATCCTTTCATCGCCAAAGCTATTAGCCAATATTTCAATCACCAATGCACCCTCATCCACTCAGGCAACGCAATCGTAGAGCAACTCAAAAAAGAATGCGCACTCACTCCCACTTTTGCAAACACCACCCTCAAATTCTTCTCCTCACAAAACAATCAAACACTAGAAAAAGAGGCATACAGACTGCTAAAACGCCAAGATTAG
- the rho gene encoding transcription termination factor Rho, whose product MASPKENKNSRTHTPVEGYRIEELRSKPVTELTKIAKTMGIENPQEYRRQDLIFEILKNQVNQGGYILFTGILELSHEGYGFLRGIDGNFADSQNDTYVSQSQIRKFALRNGDIVTGQVRSPKDQERYYALLKIEAVNYLSIEEVKNRPLFDNLTPLFPLEQLRLEYNPMKVTGRMLDLFSPIGKGQRALIVAPPRTGKTELMKELAHGISENHPEVKLMVLLVDERPEEVTDMERSIRGQVFSSTFDLPSSNHIRVAELVIERAKRMVEMGEDVVILLDSITRLARAYNGATPSSGKVLSGGVDANALHKPKRFFGAARNIEQGGSLTIIATALIETGSRMDEVIFEEFKGTGNSEIVLARNIADRRIYPAFDILKSGTRKDDLLLGKEKLTKVWMLRNVMQQMDDIEALSFIYAKMQKTKDNEEFLNLMNEKE is encoded by the coding sequence ATGGCATCACCAAAAGAAAACAAAAACTCTAGGACGCATACCCCTGTTGAGGGTTACAGAATCGAAGAGCTACGCTCCAAACCTGTCACAGAGCTTACAAAAATCGCAAAAACAATGGGGATTGAAAATCCTCAAGAGTATCGTCGTCAAGATCTCATTTTTGAGATTCTAAAAAACCAAGTCAATCAAGGTGGATATATCCTTTTTACAGGTATTTTGGAGCTAAGCCACGAGGGCTATGGGTTTTTACGCGGGATCGATGGAAACTTTGCTGATAGTCAAAATGACACCTATGTGTCACAAAGTCAAATCCGCAAATTTGCCCTAAGAAATGGAGATATTGTCACAGGGCAAGTGCGTTCTCCAAAAGATCAAGAACGCTATTATGCTCTACTCAAAATTGAGGCAGTCAATTATCTCTCCATTGAAGAGGTGAAAAACAGACCTCTATTTGACAACCTCACGCCACTTTTCCCACTCGAACAACTTAGACTTGAATACAATCCCATGAAAGTTACAGGTAGAATGCTTGATCTTTTTAGCCCCATTGGCAAAGGACAAAGAGCACTCATAGTCGCCCCTCCACGCACAGGAAAAACCGAACTGATGAAAGAGTTGGCTCATGGCATTTCTGAAAACCACCCCGAAGTCAAACTCATGGTTTTGCTTGTCGATGAGCGACCAGAAGAGGTGACAGATATGGAGAGAAGTATCAGGGGGCAGGTTTTTAGCTCCACTTTTGATTTGCCCTCAAGCAACCATATCCGCGTAGCAGAGCTTGTGATCGAAAGAGCCAAAAGAATGGTGGAAATGGGAGAAGATGTCGTGATTTTGCTTGATTCTATTACACGACTTGCAAGAGCTTACAATGGTGCCACCCCCTCAAGTGGAAAAGTGCTTAGCGGAGGAGTTGATGCAAATGCCCTGCATAAACCCAAAAGATTTTTTGGAGCAGCTAGAAATATTGAGCAAGGGGGGAGTTTGACTATCATTGCCACAGCTCTCATTGAAACTGGCTCAAGAATGGATGAGGTGATTTTTGAAGAATTCAAAGGCACAGGAAATAGCGAAATCGTGCTTGCAAGAAATATCGCCGATCGCAGAATCTACCCTGCTTTTGATATCCTCAAATCAGGCACAAGAAAAGATGATCTTTTGCTAGGCAAAGAAAAGCTGACAAAGGTTTGGATGCTACGCAATGTAATGCAGCAAATGGACGACATCGAGGCATTGAGCTTCATCTATGCCAAAATGCAAAAAACCAAAGACAATGAAGAGTTTTTGAATCTTATGAACGAAAAAGAGTGA
- a CDS encoding YkgJ family cysteine cluster protein, protein MQNFPCTSCGACCKNIAQIKELEAFDLGNGVCKHLDLASNLCRIYEKRPEICRIDRMYEKTYHRFYSKEAFYALNIKSCKILQEKEGVDMKFRF, encoded by the coding sequence ATGCAAAATTTTCCTTGCACAAGTTGTGGAGCATGTTGCAAAAACATAGCCCAAATCAAAGAATTAGAGGCTTTTGATTTGGGAAATGGTGTATGCAAACATTTGGATTTAGCAAGCAATTTATGCAGGATTTATGAAAAACGACCGGAGATTTGCAGAATTGATAGAATGTATGAAAAAACTTATCATAGATTCTACAGCAAAGAGGCTTTTTATGCCCTCAATATCAAATCTTGCAAAATCTTGCAAGAAAAAGAGGGCGTAGATATGAAATTTAGATTTTAA